A genome region from Chelonia mydas isolate rCheMyd1 chromosome 12, rCheMyd1.pri.v2, whole genome shotgun sequence includes the following:
- the FOXF1 gene encoding forkhead box protein F1 produces the protein MTAEVPQAPSSQPPPPAALGGCSLMSSALEKPQQQPGSAMESASSAAGGTPAGGGKAKKSNAGIRRPEKPPYSYIALIVMAIQSSPSKRLTLSEIYQFLQSRFPFFRGSYQGWKNSVRHNLSLNECFIKLPKGLGRPGKGHYWTIDPASEFMFEEGSFRRRPRGFRRKCQALKPMYSMMNSLGFNHLSPESYSFQGSAGGLSCGPSSLALDGGLGMMNGHLPSNVDSMGLAGHSVPHLPANGGHSYMGSCTGSSGGDYPHHESSVPASPLLASGGVMEPHSVYSSSASPWAPSASAALNSGAPYIKQQSLSPCNPAANPLSSGLSTHSLDQSYLHQNGHNAAELQGIPRYHSQSPSMCDRKEFVFSFNAMASSSMHSAGSGSYYHQQVTYQDIKPCVM, from the exons ATGACTGCAGAGGTGCCGCAGGCTCCTTCctctcagccccctcctcccGCGGCGCTCGGCGGCTGCAGCCTCATGTCCTCGGCGCTGGAGAAGCCGCAGCAGCAGCCGGGCTCGGCCATGGAGTCCGCCTCCTCCGCCGCCGGCGGCACCCCGGCGGGCGGCGGCAAAGCCAAGAAGAGCAACGCCGGCATCCGGCGGCCGGAGAAGCCCCCCTACTCCTACATCGCCCTGATCGTCATGGCCATCCAGAGCTCGCCGTCCAAGCGCCTGACGCTGAGCGAGATCTACCAGTTCCTGCAGAGCCGCTTCCCCTTCTTCCGCGGCTCCTACCAGGGCTGGAAGAACTCGGTGCGCCACAACCTCTCGCTCAACGAGTGCTTCATCAAGCTGCCCAAGGGGCTGGGCCGCCCGGGCAAGGGCCACTACTGGACCATCGACCCGGCCAGCGAGTTCATGTTCGAGGAAGGCTCCTTCCGCAGGAGACCCCGCGGCTTCAGGAGGAAATGCCAAGCCCTCAAGCCCATGTACAGCATGATGAACAGCCTGGGCTTCAACCACCTCTCCCCGGAGAGCTACAGCTTCCAGGGCTCGGCCGGGGGCCTCTCCTGCGGCCCCAGCAGCCTGGCCCTGGACGGGGGCCTGGGCATGATGAACGGGCACTTGCCCAGCAACGTGGACAGCATGGGCCTGGCGGGACACTCCGTGCCCCACCTGCCCGCCAACGGCGGGCACTCCTACATGGGCAGCTGCACCGGCTCCTCCGGGGGCGACTACCCGCACCACGAGAGCTCCGTGCCGGCCTCCCCGCTGCTGGCCAGCGGCGGGGTGATGGAGCCCCACTCGGTCTACTCCAGCTCGGCCTCGCCGTGGGCCCCTTCGGCCTCGGCCGCCTTGAACAGCGGGGCGCCCTACATCAAGCAGCAGTCCTTGTCCCCCTGCAACCCCGCGGCCAACCCGCTCTCCTCCGGCCTCTCCACGCACTCGCTGGACCAGTCCTACCTTCACCAGAACGGCCACAACGCCGCAGAGCTGCAAG GAATCCCGCGATATCATTCCCAGTCTCCAAGCATGTGTGACAGGAAAGAATTCGTCTTCTCTTTCAACGCAATGGCCTCTTCCTCGATGCATTCAGCAGGGAGTGGATCTTACTATCATCAGCAAGTGACATACCAAGACATCAAGCCCTGTGTTATGTGA